A region from the Halomarina litorea genome encodes:
- a CDS encoding SDR family oxidoreductase, whose amino-acid sequence MTDDLTEAPTLAREDFLTLDDPYFTRDNVALVTGGGSGIGQAVALGMAENGLTALATDIDEEGLEATAEKADDLGIEGVHTVEGDLTSDEDMDAIVEEAASLGDIKFLVNIAGLQHVAPIEDFPMEQYDLMHDAMLRAPLYLTKRCLPHIRDSEDGVGAVGNMCSIHGHYVTKDKVAYNMAKFGLRGLTQSIAAEGEGKVRAFTVSTAYVKTPLVTNQIADTAQERGISEEEVVEDVMLGQARVKEMMTPAEVANLFTFAFSENGKYLDGGDLLWDGGYTLTYE is encoded by the coding sequence ATGACCGACGACCTCACCGAAGCGCCGACGCTCGCCCGCGAGGACTTCCTGACGCTCGACGACCCCTACTTCACGCGCGACAACGTCGCCCTCGTCACCGGCGGCGGGTCGGGCATCGGGCAGGCCGTCGCCCTCGGGATGGCCGAGAACGGCCTCACCGCTCTCGCCACCGACATCGACGAAGAGGGCCTCGAAGCGACCGCCGAGAAGGCCGATGACCTCGGTATCGAGGGCGTCCACACCGTCGAGGGCGACCTGACCAGCGACGAGGACATGGACGCCATCGTCGAGGAGGCCGCCTCGCTCGGCGACATCAAGTTCCTCGTCAATATCGCGGGCCTGCAACACGTCGCGCCCATCGAGGACTTCCCGATGGAGCAGTACGACCTGATGCACGACGCGATGCTCCGCGCGCCCCTCTACCTCACCAAGCGCTGTCTGCCCCACATCCGCGACAGCGAGGACGGCGTCGGCGCGGTCGGGAACATGTGTTCCATCCACGGCCACTACGTGACGAAGGACAAGGTGGCGTACAACATGGCGAAGTTCGGCCTCCGGGGTCTCACGCAGTCCATCGCCGCCGAGGGCGAGGGGAAGGTCCGCGCGTTCACCGTCTCCACCGCCTACGTGAAGACGCCTCTCGTGACGAACCAGATCGCCGACACCGCACAGGAGCGCGGCATCTCGGAGGAGGAAGTAGTCGAGGACGTGATGCTCGGGCAGGCCCGCGTCAAGGAGATGATGACGCCCGCCGAGGTGGCGAACCTGTTTACCTTCGCCTTCTCGGAGAACGGGAAGTACCTCGACGGCGGGGACCTCCTGTGGGACGGGGGGTACACCCTGACGTACGAGTAG
- the yciH gene encoding stress response translation initiation inhibitor YciH, translated as MAKKDFSDVTGLPDDLGIGDDLARAEQHLTVRVESRRYGKPMTIVEGFEDDSVDLRELASTLKRRLATGGTVDGGHIELQGDHAARLPDVLREEGFQVD; from the coding sequence GTGGCAAAAAAGGACTTCAGTGACGTCACCGGCCTCCCGGACGACCTCGGCATCGGGGACGACCTCGCTCGCGCGGAACAGCACCTCACGGTCCGCGTCGAGTCGCGCCGCTACGGCAAGCCCATGACCATCGTCGAGGGGTTCGAAGACGACAGCGTCGACCTCCGGGAACTCGCGTCGACGCTGAAACGCCGCCTCGCGACCGGCGGCACCGTCGACGGCGGGCACATCGAACTGCAGGGAGACCACGCCGCCCGCCTCCCCGACGTCCTCCGCGAGGAGGGCTTTCAGGTCGACTGA
- a CDS encoding heavy-metal-associated domain-containing protein, protein MDERTFRVERMGCTGCERSVETALRRVDGVETVDADFHTRTVAVTVDEHVDEATLLTAIEHTGYEATPANPESA, encoded by the coding sequence ATGGACGAACGCACCTTCCGCGTCGAGAGGATGGGCTGTACCGGCTGTGAGCGGAGCGTCGAGACGGCCCTCCGGCGGGTCGACGGCGTCGAGACGGTCGACGCGGACTTCCACACCCGGACCGTCGCGGTCACGGTCGACGAGCACGTCGACGAGGCCACCCTCCTGACCGCCATCGAACACACCGGCTACGAGGCGACGCCTGCCAACCCCGAGAGCGCGTGA
- a CDS encoding PaaI family thioesterase: MTDHTVELSLSAEEYDRLTDVADDPEAFVRAATLDRVEQEESVAFTQAGGFREADPEDRATDSDVPRPPVAALVGFDIESMGDGESLVTFEAGPEHANPMGTLHGGILCDVGDAAMGVAYASTLGPEESFTTLELDVNYLRPVWDARLEATGRVVSGGRTIGLVECDVHDEEGRLVARLSSTCMTLRGEGAAGR; the protein is encoded by the coding sequence ATGACCGACCACACCGTCGAACTGTCCCTCTCCGCCGAGGAGTACGACCGTCTGACCGACGTCGCCGACGACCCCGAGGCGTTCGTCCGGGCGGCGACCCTCGACCGGGTCGAACAGGAGGAGTCCGTCGCGTTCACGCAGGCGGGCGGGTTCCGCGAGGCCGACCCGGAAGACCGGGCCACCGACTCGGACGTGCCCCGCCCCCCGGTAGCGGCACTCGTCGGCTTCGACATCGAGTCGATGGGCGACGGCGAGTCGCTGGTCACGTTCGAGGCGGGCCCCGAACACGCCAACCCGATGGGGACGCTCCACGGCGGCATCCTCTGTGACGTGGGCGACGCGGCGATGGGAGTCGCCTACGCGAGCACCCTCGGCCCCGAGGAGTCGTTCACCACGCTCGAACTCGACGTCAACTACCTCCGGCCCGTGTGGGACGCGCGACTGGAGGCGACCGGACGGGTCGTCTCCGGGGGGCGGACCATCGGCCTCGTCGAGTGCGACGTCCACGACGAGGAGGGCCGTCTGGTCGCCCGCCTCTCCAGTACCTGTATGACCCTGCGCGGGGAGGGCGCGGCGGGACGATAA
- a CDS encoding peroxiredoxin — MTDADGLAVGERAPDVSGSLVRPDGPVEETALTALLADGPVLLAFYTNDFSPDCTREWCAFRDYEWFAVDGAVQVVGVSRSRVGTHRKFIDHLGLSFPLFADTDLAMARAFDVDYRTFGVFARSRRSTFLVGTDRTVRHVWLGDHALDPTLDRPDMAELRAAIEREFGDSPTDDDHAAFRAAWETD; from the coding sequence ATGACTGATGCGGACGGACTCGCGGTGGGGGAGCGGGCCCCCGACGTCTCGGGGTCGCTCGTCCGGCCCGACGGGCCGGTCGAGGAGACGGCGCTGACGGCGTTGCTCGCCGACGGGCCGGTGCTGCTGGCGTTCTACACGAACGACTTCAGCCCGGACTGCACGAGGGAGTGGTGTGCGTTCCGGGACTACGAGTGGTTCGCCGTCGACGGCGCGGTGCAGGTCGTCGGCGTGAGTCGCTCGCGCGTCGGCACCCACCGGAAGTTCATCGACCACCTCGGGCTCTCCTTCCCGCTGTTCGCGGACACGGACCTCGCGATGGCGCGTGCCTTCGACGTCGACTACCGCACCTTCGGGGTGTTCGCCCGGTCCCGCCGTTCGACGTTCCTCGTTGGCACCGACCGGACGGTGCGACACGTGTGGCTCGGCGACCACGCCCTCGACCCGACGCTCGACCGACCGGACATGGCCGAACTGCGCGCGGCCATCGAACGGGAGTTCGGCGACTCGCCCACCGATGACGACCACGCGGCGTTCCGGGCCGCCTGGGAGACCGACTGA
- a CDS encoding deoxyribonuclease IV: MLRVGAHVSIAGGIDNAVGNERAVGGNCGQIFTHSPQVWQDPNVGDEEAEAFRETTAEHLDGPWVVHTSYLVNLCTPKEDLRAKSLDSMQKEVDAADKLGIEFVNVHLGAHTGAGVEAGLDNAVSVLDELSIPEGVTVLIESDAGSGTKLGGDFEHLAYVLEESDQDLDVCVDTAHTFAAGYDLSTAKGVKDTVEEFDDVVGLEHLRCIHLNDSKHACGTNKDEHAHIGEGEIGVEGMETLLNHPELADVPLVLETPTEDGKSFEWNIERVRQLREE; encoded by the coding sequence ATGCTACGCGTCGGAGCACACGTGTCCATCGCCGGCGGCATCGACAACGCCGTCGGGAACGAACGCGCCGTCGGCGGGAACTGCGGGCAGATATTCACCCACTCGCCGCAGGTCTGGCAGGACCCGAACGTCGGCGACGAGGAGGCCGAGGCGTTCCGCGAGACGACGGCGGAACACCTCGACGGCCCGTGGGTCGTCCACACCTCCTACCTCGTCAACCTCTGTACGCCGAAGGAGGACCTCCGCGCGAAGTCCCTCGATTCGATGCAGAAGGAGGTCGACGCCGCCGACAAACTCGGCATCGAGTTCGTCAACGTCCACCTCGGGGCGCACACCGGCGCGGGCGTCGAGGCCGGCCTCGACAACGCCGTGAGCGTCCTCGACGAGTTGTCGATTCCCGAGGGCGTCACCGTCCTCATCGAGTCCGACGCCGGCAGCGGGACGAAACTCGGCGGCGACTTCGAACACCTCGCGTACGTCCTCGAAGAGAGCGACCAGGACCTCGACGTCTGTGTGGACACTGCCCACACCTTCGCCGCGGGCTACGACCTCTCGACGGCGAAGGGCGTGAAGGACACCGTCGAGGAGTTCGACGACGTGGTCGGACTGGAGCACCTGCGCTGTATCCACCTCAACGACTCCAAGCACGCCTGCGGGACGAACAAGGACGAACACGCCCACATCGGCGAGGGCGAGATCGGGGTCGAGGGGATGGAGACGCTCCTCAACCACCCCGAACTGGCGGACGTTCCGCTGGTGCTGGAGACGCCCACCGAGGACGGCAAGAGCTTCGAGTGGAACATCGAGCGGGTTCGCCAACTCCGCGAGGAGTGA
- a CDS encoding serine/threonine-protein kinase RIO2, with amino-acid sequence MVRNVAEFFRELEPEDFYLLSGLEHGMRFSRWVDRDRLTEFARLDGEEVDYRLDRCEDRGLVERKTIQYQGFRLTFEGYDALALRTFAERDTIEGFGAPLGVGKESDVYEVRSYKPLALKFHREGYTNFREVRKEREYTADNQHVSWFYTARKAAEREYEVLEALYPDVRVPRPIDQNRHAIVMEQLGGVELSKAGLDDRQVVGVLDLVLDEVDGAYRAGYVHADMSEYNVSVDTDGVTVFDWPQAVATDHENADELLDRDLENLLRYFERKYPQQVDDPDLAALATAIRDGEFESVRAFL; translated from the coding sequence ATGGTGCGGAACGTCGCGGAGTTCTTCCGCGAACTCGAACCCGAGGACTTCTATCTGCTCTCCGGGCTGGAACACGGGATGCGGTTCTCGCGGTGGGTCGACCGCGACCGCCTGACCGAGTTCGCTCGCCTCGACGGTGAGGAGGTCGACTACCGACTGGACCGGTGTGAGGACCGCGGCCTGGTCGAGCGCAAGACCATCCAGTATCAGGGCTTCCGGCTCACCTTCGAGGGGTACGACGCCCTCGCCCTGCGGACGTTCGCCGAACGCGACACCATCGAGGGGTTCGGCGCGCCCCTCGGGGTGGGCAAGGAGAGCGACGTCTACGAGGTGCGCTCGTACAAGCCGCTGGCGCTGAAGTTCCACCGCGAGGGCTACACCAACTTCCGGGAAGTCAGGAAGGAACGGGAGTACACCGCCGACAACCAGCACGTCTCGTGGTTCTACACGGCTCGGAAGGCCGCAGAACGGGAGTACGAGGTGCTGGAAGCGCTCTATCCCGACGTCCGGGTCCCCCGGCCCATCGACCAGAACCGCCACGCCATCGTCATGGAACAGTTGGGCGGCGTCGAACTCTCGAAGGCGGGACTGGACGACAGGCAGGTGGTGGGCGTCCTCGACCTCGTCCTCGACGAGGTGGACGGCGCGTACCGCGCGGGCTACGTCCACGCCGACATGAGCGAGTACAACGTCTCGGTGGACACCGACGGCGTCACCGTGTTCGACTGGCCCCAGGCCGTCGCCACGGACCACGAGAACGCCGACGAACTGCTGGACCGCGACCTGGAGAACCTCCTGCGCTACTTCGAGCGCAAGTACCCTCAGCAGGTCGACGACCCGGACCTTGCCGCCCTCGCGACGGCAATCCGTGACGGGGAGTTCGAGTCGGTCCGCGCGTTCCTCTGA
- a CDS encoding DJ-1/PfpI family protein encodes MTETDVQIVLYEGFDELDAVGPFEVFANAARYGADLTVSLVTLEPRETVTASHGLRVGVDGVLDDPDLLVVPGGGWNDRSSAGAWSEVERGDLPEAAARAHEEGATVASVCTGGMILAHGGVLDGRPAVTHHGALDDLREFDVEVREDRVVDDDDVVTAGGVTSGIDLALHLVERLVDRETAERIATEMEFEIRNDRRV; translated from the coding sequence ATGACGGAAACCGACGTCCAGATAGTGCTCTACGAGGGGTTCGACGAACTCGACGCCGTCGGCCCGTTCGAGGTGTTCGCCAACGCCGCCCGGTATGGAGCCGACCTGACCGTCTCGCTCGTGACGCTCGAACCGCGGGAGACGGTGACCGCGAGTCACGGCCTCCGCGTCGGCGTCGACGGGGTCCTCGACGACCCGGACCTCCTCGTCGTCCCCGGCGGCGGGTGGAACGACCGGAGTTCGGCCGGCGCGTGGTCGGAGGTCGAACGCGGCGACCTGCCAGAGGCGGCCGCCCGCGCCCACGAGGAGGGCGCTACCGTCGCCTCCGTCTGCACCGGGGGCATGATTCTCGCGCACGGCGGCGTCCTCGACGGCCGTCCCGCCGTCACCCACCACGGCGCGCTCGACGACCTGCGCGAGTTCGACGTGGAGGTCAGGGAGGACCGGGTCGTGGACGACGACGACGTGGTCACCGCCGGCGGCGTCACGTCGGGTATCGACCTCGCCCTGCACCTCGTGGAGCGACTGGTCGACCGGGAGACGGCGGAGCGAATCGCGACGGAGATGGAGTTCGAGATTCGGAACGACCGGAGGGTGTGA
- a CDS encoding lipoate--protein ligase family protein has translation MATDDAGTAGPLADREWRLVREESLPGPMCMALDAVAAETAAAGGPRTVRVYQWNPSTLSLGYRNDPADIDWEYCDRESIDVVRRPTGGGGIYHDTRGDISYSTIAPAAELPGDLMETYELLCRPLFDACAAMGVSAGFAEESYPELYHPACYLRELHPAHDVVYRGRKLSGNAQYRRRDSVIQHGSLTYSATPERTLGCFVDPGLTPAEVRERVTGIDEHGEVTRGEAVAALEEALAAWAGAEEGTWTDAELERAEEIATGKFGSEAWNRDRVDPLD, from the coding sequence ATGGCGACGGACGACGCGGGAACCGCGGGACCACTCGCCGACCGGGAGTGGCGACTGGTCCGCGAGGAGTCGTTGCCGGGACCGATGTGCATGGCGCTGGACGCCGTCGCCGCCGAGACGGCCGCCGCGGGCGGGCCACGGACGGTCAGGGTCTACCAGTGGAACCCGAGCACCCTCTCGCTGGGCTACCGGAACGACCCCGCCGACATCGACTGGGAGTACTGCGACCGGGAGAGTATCGACGTGGTCCGGCGACCCACCGGCGGCGGCGGCATCTACCACGACACCCGCGGCGACATCTCCTACTCGACCATCGCCCCCGCCGCCGAGTTGCCGGGCGACCTGATGGAGACGTACGAACTGCTCTGTCGGCCCCTGTTCGACGCCTGCGCCGCGATGGGCGTCTCCGCCGGGTTCGCCGAGGAGTCGTACCCCGAACTGTACCACCCCGCCTGCTACCTGCGGGAACTCCACCCCGCCCACGACGTGGTCTACCGGGGCCGGAAGCTCTCGGGAAACGCCCAGTACCGCCGCCGGGACAGCGTCATCCAGCACGGGTCACTCACCTACTCGGCGACGCCCGAGCGGACCCTCGGCTGTTTCGTCGACCCCGGTCTCACGCCCGCGGAGGTCCGCGAACGCGTGACGGGCATCGACGAACACGGCGAGGTCACCCGCGGGGAGGCCGTCGCGGCGCTGGAGGAGGCGCTCGCGGCGTGGGCCGGCGCCGAGGAGGGGACCTGGACCGACGCCGAACTGGAGCGGGCCGAGGAGATCGCGACCGGGAAGTTCGGCAGCGAGGCGTGGAACCGCGACAGGGTCGACCCACTCGACTGA
- a CDS encoding helix-turn-helix domain-containing protein — protein MSERAGGVAAESGVDVGPEDAGGALPDEASAVDPSEAFAPLGNETRVRVLAALLSPEGEEGVGNEVAPRTRTFSELFEASGADTTAGFAYHLRQLTDHYLREVEGGYTFTDAGLRVARAIVSGAYTDSVDRDPVPVGDPCPFCDGETLVAGAADNTVAVSCTACERDVLSLSFPPGGHRSHDDDSLPAAFDRLHRHRVALMTRGSCPECGGASDSRVEYAREEGDEMDDDADPSRPVRLELECAACGYAMRCPVTLAVLDHPAVVSFYHDHSVDVRERPIWNVGPEWTEGVLSDDPWCVRVATELDGDGLELLVGADGSVVEYEEYAAGTAS, from the coding sequence ATGAGCGAACGAGCGGGGGGCGTCGCCGCCGAGTCCGGGGTCGACGTCGGGCCCGAAGACGCGGGGGGTGCCCTCCCCGACGAGGCGTCGGCCGTCGACCCCAGCGAGGCGTTCGCCCCCCTCGGCAACGAGACGCGGGTGCGCGTCCTCGCGGCCCTCCTCTCCCCCGAGGGCGAGGAGGGGGTTGGAAACGAGGTCGCACCGCGGACGCGGACCTTCTCGGAGCTATTCGAGGCGTCGGGGGCGGACACGACGGCCGGGTTCGCCTACCACCTCCGCCAACTCACCGACCACTACCTGCGGGAGGTCGAGGGCGGCTACACGTTCACCGACGCGGGCCTCCGGGTCGCCCGCGCCATCGTCTCCGGCGCGTACACCGACAGCGTGGACCGCGACCCGGTCCCGGTCGGCGACCCCTGTCCGTTCTGCGACGGGGAGACGCTCGTGGCCGGCGCGGCCGACAACACCGTCGCCGTCTCCTGTACCGCCTGCGAGCGCGACGTGCTCTCGCTGTCGTTCCCGCCCGGCGGCCACCGGAGCCACGACGACGACTCCCTCCCGGCGGCGTTCGACCGCCTCCACCGCCACCGCGTGGCGCTGATGACCCGGGGCAGTTGCCCGGAGTGTGGCGGCGCGAGCGACTCGCGCGTCGAGTACGCCCGGGAAGAAGGAGACGAGATGGACGACGACGCGGACCCGTCGCGGCCGGTCCGCCTCGAACTGGAGTGTGCGGCCTGCGGGTACGCGATGCGCTGTCCGGTGACGCTCGCCGTGCTCGACCATCCCGCCGTCGTCTCGTTCTACCACGATCACTCGGTCGACGTGCGCGAGCGACCCATCTGGAACGTCGGACCGGAGTGGACCGAGGGCGTCCTCTCGGACGACCCGTGGTGCGTCCGGGTGGCGACGGAACTCGACGGCGACGGACTCGAACTCCTCGTGGGGGCCGACGGGAGCGTCGTCGAGTACGAGGAGTACGCGGCGGGGACGGCGAGCTAG
- the psmA gene encoding archaeal proteasome endopeptidase complex subunit alpha → MMGNSDRQAYDRNSNIFSPDGRLYQVEYAREAVKQGSPSVGIRTEDGVVLAATRRVRSKLLEPRSVEKLHKVDDHHGVASAGHVADARQLVDQARRAAQVERLRYGEPITTEQLTTEVSEHIQEYTQSGGTRPFGAALLIAGFSEEGPRLFETDPSGTAIEWRATAIGGGSEGIQSDLEEQYDEAMGIEDAVALARDVLTDDESEDEEDDGLGGIAVVVITEDGFEERDSNEHGE, encoded by the coding sequence ATGATGGGCAACAGCGACCGACAGGCGTACGACCGCAACAGCAACATCTTCTCGCCGGACGGGCGACTCTACCAGGTCGAGTACGCCCGCGAGGCGGTCAAACAGGGCAGTCCGAGCGTCGGCATCCGGACCGAGGACGGCGTCGTCCTCGCGGCCACCCGCCGCGTGCGCTCGAAACTCCTCGAACCCCGCAGCGTCGAGAAGCTCCACAAGGTCGACGACCACCACGGTGTCGCCAGCGCCGGGCACGTCGCCGACGCCCGCCAACTGGTCGACCAGGCCCGCCGCGCGGCGCAGGTCGAACGCCTGCGCTACGGCGAGCCCATCACCACCGAACAGCTCACCACCGAGGTCAGCGAACACATCCAGGAGTACACCCAGTCCGGCGGGACGCGCCCGTTCGGCGCGGCGCTCCTCATCGCCGGCTTCAGCGAGGAGGGGCCGCGCCTGTTCGAGACGGACCCCTCGGGGACCGCCATCGAGTGGCGCGCCACCGCCATCGGCGGGGGTAGCGAGGGAATCCAGTCCGACCTCGAAGAGCAGTACGACGAGGCGATGGGCATCGAGGACGCCGTCGCCCTCGCCCGTGACGTGCTGACCGACGACGAGTCGGAGGACGAGGAGGACGACGGCCTCGGGGGCATCGCCGTCGTCGTCATCACCGAGGACGGGTTCGAGGAGCGCGACTCGAACGAGCACGGCGAGTGA
- a CDS encoding DUF63 family protein translates to MLSPFVWPAVVLVAAVATSAGVWVALRRYRPSLTASGCLGLFVVFGQTLDGLSTLVAVDVLSFTERVAASRAVLAFAGDLPVAPVLGTGWLFVLVKLGLALVLVSLVRPELEESPAVGRALLFVAGSVGFLPGASNLLRFLAV, encoded by the coding sequence ATGCTGTCCCCGTTCGTCTGGCCGGCCGTCGTCCTCGTCGCCGCCGTCGCCACGAGCGCGGGCGTCTGGGTGGCCCTCCGGCGCTACCGGCCGTCGCTCACCGCGAGCGGGTGTCTCGGCCTGTTCGTCGTGTTCGGGCAGACGCTCGACGGCCTCTCGACGCTCGTAGCCGTCGACGTGCTCTCCTTCACCGAGCGGGTGGCCGCCTCGCGGGCCGTCCTCGCGTTCGCGGGCGACCTGCCCGTTGCGCCAGTGCTCGGAACGGGGTGGCTGTTCGTCCTCGTGAAACTCGGCCTCGCGCTCGTGCTGGTCTCGCTCGTCCGTCCGGAACTGGAGGAGTCGCCCGCGGTCGGACGAGCGCTCCTGTTCGTCGCCGGGAGCGTCGGCTTCCTCCCGGGGGCAAGCAACCTCCTGCGGTTCCTCGCGGTCTGA
- a CDS encoding proteasome subunit beta translates to MDAEDTVVKTGTTTVGLTTADGVVLAADRRASLGGRFVSNKNAVKIEQVHPRAAVTMSGSVGGAQDFIRQLRVEADLYETRRGREMSMDALARLAGNLLRGKPASPLLGGVERDGTPRVFSVDGAGGVLEDAYGATGSGMTVATGALERLYREDLSLAEGVEVAAEAVAAASERDTASGNGITVARLTADSVDIESYDDANEVLQQ, encoded by the coding sequence ATGGACGCAGAGGACACGGTCGTCAAGACCGGGACGACGACGGTCGGCCTCACCACGGCCGACGGTGTCGTCCTCGCGGCGGACCGGCGCGCCTCGCTGGGCGGGCGGTTCGTCTCGAACAAGAACGCGGTGAAGATCGAACAGGTCCACCCCCGCGCGGCGGTGACGATGTCCGGGTCAGTCGGCGGCGCACAGGACTTCATCCGACAGTTGCGCGTCGAGGCGGACCTCTACGAGACGCGCCGCGGGCGCGAGATGAGCATGGACGCCCTCGCCCGACTCGCGGGGAACCTCCTCCGCGGCAAGCCCGCCAGCCCCCTCCTCGGCGGCGTCGAACGCGATGGAACGCCCCGTGTCTTCTCGGTGGACGGCGCGGGCGGCGTCCTCGAAGACGCCTACGGCGCGACGGGGAGCGGGATGACCGTCGCGACGGGCGCGCTCGAACGCCTCTACCGCGAGGACCTCTCGCTCGCGGAGGGCGTGGAGGTGGCTGCCGAGGCCGTCGCCGCCGCCAGCGAGCGCGACACCGCATCCGGTAACGGTATCACCGTCGCGCGTCTCACCGCCGACAGCGTGGACATCGAGAGCTACGACGACGCGAACGAGGTTCTCCAACAATGA
- a CDS encoding ring-cleaving dioxygenase, whose protein sequence is MTSTPPPIPGIHHVTCIAGDPQENYEFYTDTLGLRLVKRSVNQDDPTTYHLFYADAEGSPGSSMTFFPWEGMQSGRVGAGQVSTTAFRVPEGSLDFWLDRFEEQGVDHDAPVKRFGERVLPFRDPDGLPLELVEGPDAGVPWTESVPEEAAIRGFHGVALAVRDVGPTAELLRTMGYTEVDGEAADDRTRFESSGDLGAVVDLVPTDREGTQGYGTVHHVAFRTPTDEDQAAWRDSLTDLGFQPTPVIDREWFHSVYFRGGTREANTGGVLFELATHEPGYTVDEPLDELGSSLVLPPKFESMRSQIEAALQPLSTDD, encoded by the coding sequence ATGACGAGTACGCCACCGCCGATTCCGGGCATCCACCACGTCACTTGCATCGCGGGCGACCCGCAGGAGAACTACGAGTTCTACACCGACACGCTCGGTCTCAGGCTGGTCAAGCGGAGCGTCAACCAGGACGACCCGACCACCTACCACCTGTTCTACGCGGACGCCGAGGGGTCGCCGGGGTCGAGCATGACGTTCTTCCCGTGGGAGGGGATGCAGTCGGGACGGGTCGGTGCCGGGCAGGTGAGCACCACCGCGTTCCGCGTCCCCGAGGGGTCGCTCGACTTCTGGCTCGACCGTTTCGAGGAACAGGGCGTGGACCACGACGCGCCGGTGAAACGGTTCGGGGAGCGCGTCCTCCCGTTCCGCGACCCGGACGGCCTGCCCCTCGAACTCGTCGAGGGTCCGGACGCGGGCGTGCCGTGGACCGAGTCGGTGCCCGAGGAGGCCGCGATTCGGGGGTTCCACGGTGTCGCCCTCGCCGTCCGCGACGTGGGTCCGACGGCCGAACTCCTGCGGACCATGGGCTACACCGAGGTGGACGGCGAGGCGGCGGACGACCGAACGCGCTTCGAGTCCTCGGGCGACCTCGGAGCGGTCGTGGACCTCGTGCCCACCGACAGGGAGGGGACGCAGGGCTACGGCACGGTCCACCACGTCGCGTTCCGGACTCCCACGGACGAGGACCAGGCGGCGTGGCGCGACTCCCTGACGGACCTCGGCTTCCAGCCGACGCCCGTCATCGACCGCGAGTGGTTCCACTCGGTGTACTTCCGCGGCGGCACGCGCGAGGCGAACACCGGTGGTGTCCTGTTCGAACTCGCGACCCACGAACCGGGCTACACGGTCGACGAACCTCTCGACGAACTGGGGTCGTCGCTCGTCCTCCCCCCGAAGTTCGAGTCGATGCGCTCGCAGATAGAAGCCGCCCTCCAGCCACTCTCGACGGACGACTGA